A genomic window from Synergistaceae bacterium includes:
- the fmt gene encoding methionyl-tRNA formyltransferase, whose amino-acid sequence MKLGFCGSGFFAAECLKHITQYIKPQWVITNTPQKAGRSLKLCVTPVQKTAEKLDIPFKTTNVISEDNKLINWIDENSPDVILVIDFGQMIKEPLLSLPKFGCLNIHPSKLPSYRGSSPLQRAIVDGLKTTAVTVFKLDEGMDTGPILVQKEMEISIKDDYYSLLKKSSLLGSHALIEHIIKITPEHWIFTEQSENDISFAPKIKKSEGILSWDEKASFLYNKIRAFKHFPGTFCFIDGKRLAIKEAEIVKKSGPSSSIIGFESGMPIVACLEDALKLITVQQEGKREQKASEWVRGSRMQIGDKFN is encoded by the coding sequence ATGAAATTGGGATTTTGTGGGTCAGGTTTTTTCGCTGCTGAATGTCTAAAACACATAACACAATACATTAAACCGCAGTGGGTGATAACCAACACACCACAGAAAGCTGGGAGAAGTCTAAAACTTTGTGTTACTCCTGTACAAAAAACGGCAGAAAAACTTGATATACCATTTAAAACAACCAACGTAATATCAGAAGATAATAAACTCATTAACTGGATAGATGAGAATAGTCCTGATGTTATTTTAGTTATTGATTTTGGGCAAATGATAAAAGAACCCTTGCTATCATTACCAAAATTTGGTTGTTTAAATATACACCCATCAAAATTGCCCTCTTATAGAGGATCCTCTCCGCTTCAGCGTGCAATTGTAGATGGCCTAAAAACCACAGCTGTTACAGTATTTAAACTTGATGAAGGTATGGATACTGGGCCAATTCTAGTACAAAAAGAAATGGAAATATCCATAAAAGATGATTATTACTCATTATTAAAAAAGAGTTCATTATTAGGTTCTCATGCATTAATTGAACATATAATAAAAATAACACCTGAGCACTGGATTTTTACAGAGCAATCTGAAAATGATATATCTTTTGCACCAAAAATTAAAAAAAGTGAAGGAATACTATCTTGGGATGAAAAAGCATCTTTTTTATACAATAAAATTAGAGCATTTAAGCATTTTCCAGGAACATTTTGTTTTATAGATGGTAAAAGACTGGCTATTAAAGAAGCAGAAATTGTAAAAAAAAGTGGTCCTTCTTCTTCAATAATTGGTTTTGAAAGTGGTATGCCTATAGTGGCGTGTTTAGAAGATGCATTAAAATTAATTACGGTGCAACAGGAAGGTAAAAGAGAGCAAAAAGCAAGTGAATGGGTTAGAGGCAGTAGAATGCAAATAGGAGATAAATTTAATTAG
- the def gene encoding peptide deformylase: MSIKKILTYPNKILREKNEIVEKFDEELKSDLADMWDTMYANEGIGLAGPQIGITKMIAVIDYEGQKYTLINPIILEKKGMCTYEEGCLSFPGIYTEVNSPEKIKIRYQDENAFVHTQEIEGFLACVFSHELDHLSGRLLIDRVSPLKRQFIKKRIAKNIQKEL; encoded by the coding sequence ATGTCTATAAAAAAAATACTGACATATCCAAATAAGATATTAAGGGAAAAGAACGAAATTGTTGAGAAGTTTGATGAAGAATTAAAGTCAGATTTAGCTGATATGTGGGATACGATGTATGCTAATGAAGGTATAGGATTAGCAGGACCACAGATAGGTATTACTAAAATGATAGCTGTTATTGATTATGAAGGACAAAAATATACGCTTATAAATCCAATAATACTTGAGAAAAAAGGTATGTGTACTTACGAAGAGGGATGCCTTAGTTTCCCAGGTATATACACAGAGGTAAATTCTCCTGAAAAAATAAAAATACGCTATCAAGATGAAAATGCTTTTGTCCATACACAAGAGATTGAAGGTTTTTTAGCCTGTGTTTTCTCTCATGAACTTGACCACCTTTCTGGAAGGTTACTGATTGACAGAGTTTCTCCTCTTAAACGACAGTTTATAAAAAAAAGAATAGCAAAAAACATACAGAAAGAATTGTAG